A single region of the Marmota flaviventris isolate mMarFla1 chromosome 10, mMarFla1.hap1, whole genome shotgun sequence genome encodes:
- the Zbtb8os gene encoding protein archease isoform X3, with translation MYFFRLHAWGDTLEEAFEQCAMAMFGYMTDTGTVEPLQTIEVETQGDDLQSLLFHFLDEWLYKFSADEFFIPREVKVLNIDQRNFKLRSIGWGEEFSLSKHPQGTEVKAITYSAMQVYNEEKPEVFVIIDI, from the exons ATGTATTTCTTTAGGTTACATGCATGGGGAGATACTCTGGAGGAAGCATTTGAGCAGTGTGCAATGGCCATGTTTGGTTACATGACAGATACTGGGACTGTGGAGCCCCTCCAAACAATAGAAGTAGAAACCCAAG GAGATGACTTACAATCTCTTCTGTTTCACTTTTTGGATGAGTGGCTTTATAAGTTCAGTGCTGATGAATTCTTCATACCCCGG gaagTGAAAGTACTTAATATtgatcaaagaaattttaaattacgGTCAATTGG GTGGGGAGAAGAATTTTCATTGTCCAAGCACCCTCAG GGAACGGAAGTCAAAGCAATAACATATTCAGCAATGCAGGTCTATAATGAAGAGAAGCCAGAAGTTTTTGTGATAATTGACATTTAA
- the Zbtb8os gene encoding protein archease isoform X4 produces the protein MLHAWGDTLEEAFEQCAMAMFGYMTDTGTVEPLQTIEVETQGDDLQSLLFHFLDEWLYKFSADEFFIPREVKVLNIDQRNFKLRSIGWGEEFSLSKHPQGTEVKAITYSAMQVYNEEKPEVFVIIDI, from the exons GTTACATGCATGGGGAGATACTCTGGAGGAAGCATTTGAGCAGTGTGCAATGGCCATGTTTGGTTACATGACAGATACTGGGACTGTGGAGCCCCTCCAAACAATAGAAGTAGAAACCCAAG GAGATGACTTACAATCTCTTCTGTTTCACTTTTTGGATGAGTGGCTTTATAAGTTCAGTGCTGATGAATTCTTCATACCCCGG gaagTGAAAGTACTTAATATtgatcaaagaaattttaaattacgGTCAATTGG GTGGGGAGAAGAATTTTCATTGTCCAAGCACCCTCAG GGAACGGAAGTCAAAGCAATAACATATTCAGCAATGCAGGTCTATAATGAAGAGAAGCCAGAAGTTTTTGTGATAATTGACATTTAA
- the Zbtb8os gene encoding protein archease isoform X5: MAMFGYMTDTGTVEPLQTIEVETQGDDLQSLLFHFLDEWLYKFSADEFFIPREVKVLNIDQRNFKLRSIGWGEEFSLSKHPQGTEVKAITYSAMQVYNEEKPEVFVIIDI, translated from the exons ATGGCCATGTTTGGTTACATGACAGATACTGGGACTGTGGAGCCCCTCCAAACAATAGAAGTAGAAACCCAAG GAGATGACTTACAATCTCTTCTGTTTCACTTTTTGGATGAGTGGCTTTATAAGTTCAGTGCTGATGAATTCTTCATACCCCGG gaagTGAAAGTACTTAATATtgatcaaagaaattttaaattacgGTCAATTGG GTGGGGAGAAGAATTTTCATTGTCCAAGCACCCTCAG GGAACGGAAGTCAAAGCAATAACATATTCAGCAATGCAGGTCTATAATGAAGAGAAGCCAGAAGTTTTTGTGATAATTGACATTTAA